In Verrucomicrobiales bacterium, one genomic interval encodes:
- the scpB gene encoding SMC-Scp complex subunit ScpB: MELKLILESLLFAAQKPLSAHELRTVLSAAAEHTEDELVRSFKKTPSENITTALEELQRDHETNARTFRLVCVAGSWQFVSQPQYAPWLRSFLGQKVRPTRLSQPALETLAIIAYRQPVTRAEVEQIRGVAVDGVMQTLLERGLVEQSGRAEVLGRPSLYSTTHAFLEYFGLRALEDLPAADELRRIVVQKPEALLTIDPGLATAPPDQPLQPELAASPDANTPALESPGGAAPEGHPQPATQE; this comes from the coding sequence ATGGAACTTAAGTTGATTCTTGAATCTCTCTTGTTCGCCGCTCAAAAGCCGCTGAGCGCGCACGAGCTCCGTACCGTTCTTTCAGCCGCCGCGGAGCATACTGAAGACGAGCTCGTGCGGAGCTTCAAGAAGACCCCCTCCGAAAACATCACCACTGCGCTGGAAGAACTCCAACGAGATCACGAGACCAATGCACGAACCTTCCGCCTGGTCTGCGTAGCCGGGTCCTGGCAGTTCGTTAGCCAACCCCAGTATGCCCCCTGGCTACGTTCATTCCTGGGACAAAAGGTGCGCCCCACCCGACTCTCTCAACCCGCCTTGGAAACGCTCGCCATCATCGCCTACCGACAGCCGGTCACCCGGGCAGAGGTCGAACAAATCCGAGGCGTCGCTGTGGATGGCGTCATGCAAACCTTGCTGGAGCGAGGACTCGTTGAACAGTCTGGCCGGGCTGAAGTACTGGGGCGTCCTTCCCTCTACAGCACCACTCACGCCTTCCTCGAATACTTCGGATTGCGCGCCCTGGAAGACCTGCCAGCGGCAGACGAACTCCGACGGATCGTGGTGCAGAAGCCAGAGGCGTTGCTGACCATCGATCCAGGGCTGGCCACAGCACCTCCCGACCAACCACTGCAACCCGAGCTCGCCGCTTCTCCGGATGCCAATACTCCCGCCCTGGAATCGCCCGGCGGCGCTGCACCGGAAGGACACCCCCAACCGGCTACCCAAGAATGA